Within the Nitratireductor basaltis genome, the region ATTACGTCAAGGTTGCCGAAGGTTTCGGCTTCGAGACCGCGCGTATCACGTCCGAAGACCAGATCGAGGACATTCTTTCCGCTGCGATCGCCAATCCCGGCGCGAACTTCATCGAGATGATGGTGCCGTCACAGGACAAGATCATTCCCTTCGTGCCGCCCTGGGTGGAGGCCGCGAAGGAAAGGAAGTTGCCATACTTCTACTAGACCAACCGCCCGAAACCCAACGTCCACAATGATAACAGGAGGGGAACGATGAATATCCGCAGACTTACCCGCATGACTGCCGTCGCATTTGCCGTAACGGCTGGCCTTGGCCAACTTGCTTACGCACAGGATTATCCGACCAAGGATATCATGCACATCATGCCGTGGAGTGCAGGTGGCGGTACGGACACCGTCATGCGCACCTTCATGAACTTTGCCGAAGAGCCGCTCGGCGTCGGCATCAACACGCAGAACATCACCGGTGCGCAGAGCGGCGTGGGAACGCTGCGCCTGATGAAGTCGCGACCTGATGGGTACACGATCGGTTCGCTCACCTGGGACAGCGTGATTACCGTTCCCTATTATGAACTGGTGCCGGGCTACGACACCGAACAGCTTGCCTATCTCGGCTCTGTTACCGTTCATCCAACCGCCATCGTCGTGCGCGACGATGCGCCATGGGCCACTCTGGAAGAGTTCGTTGCCGCTGCAAAGGAAGCACCGGGCACGCTCAAGATCTCCAATGTGGGAACCGGCGGTGTGTGGCATCTGCCGGCGCTCGACTTCGCCAAGCAGGCCGAAATCGATGTGCAGCATGTGCCTTATCCGAAGGGATCCGGTCCGCAGCGCGAGGCCCTGCTTTCAGGCGAAACCGATGCCGCTTCCACAAGCATTTCCGCCGCCTATGCTGCAATCGAGGCAGGACAGGCACGTGTGCTGGCCGTCATGGCCGACGAACGCGATCCGCATTTCCCGGATGTTCCGACCTTCAAGGAAGCCGGTTACGACGTGGTCTGGGGTGGTTTCCGCCTGATCGCGACGCAGGCCGATGTGGATGCCGAGCAGAAGGCGACGCTGGAAAAGGCTTTCGCCTCCGTCTTCGAGGACCCCGAATTCCAGGCCAAGGCCGAGGAAACGGGCATGGGCGCTGTCTGGATGGGCAGCGAGCAGGTCGCAAACTTCATCAAGAATTCCCAGGAAAAAGCCTTTGCCCTGATGGATCAGCTTGTTGAAGAAGGCGTGCTCGACAAGAAGTAAGGGTGAAAGGGTCGGAGCCGGCGCAGACCGGCCCGACCTGTTGGCCACCTGCCAGGGAACACTCATGCGATGGAGATTCAGTCAATGATGCGCCTGATACGTGGACAGGTCATCTTCGCGCTTGGTCTTGCAGTGTTGAACACGATCTATGCCAGCCAGCTCGTGCAGATGGATCGACCCTTCGCTACAGGGGAGCCAGGACCGGCATTTCTTCCGGTCATGCTTTGCGGCTTTGTCTATCTGGCCAGCCTTGTCATCGTCATCCGGGAGTTCCGTGCGGCGCCAACGGGCGCGAAAACGGAGCCGCGGTCGGAGGTATTGCCCCGGATATCTCTTCTGGGGCCGGCCATAACGATCGGAGCCACGGCGCTCTTCATCGTCGCCTTCGTCTATCTTGGCTATCTGGTCGCCGCTGCATGCTTCACCTTCATCGTTGCCTGGTTCTTCACCTTCGAGCAGACCGGCAGGCTGGCACGGTCCGTGGCTGTCGCACTCGCGACCTGCGCGGTTGTGACGCTTTTCGGTTGGCTCTTCTTTGTGAAGTTGTTCGGCCTCTATCTTCCGGTCTGGGAGCTTTGACATGATCGCTCAGCTGGCGGACGGCTTCATCGCGCTCGCGCAACCATTGACTTTCCTGCACCTGATAGGCGGTTTTCTGCTCGGGCTCTTTTTCGGTGCGATACCCGGACTGACAGCAACGCTTGCAATCGCGCTTCTGCTGCCGTTCACATTCGGCATGGATGTGGCCGACGCGCTTGTCATGGTAGCCGGCATTTACATGGCGGGCATCTATTCCGGATCGATCACCGGCATAACGCTGAACATTCCCGGAGCACCCTCGGGCGCGATCACGACGCTTGACGGTCATGCTCTCATGAAGAGGGGTGAGGGGACGCAGGCACTTGGCATGAGTGCGCTTGCCTCGGCCATTGGCGGGCTCGTTGGCGTGATCATACTGATCGCACTCGCGCAGCCGGTCAGCGCGCTTGCCCTCCAGTTTCAGACGCCGGACAAGTTCTCGCTCGTCCTGCTTGCAGTCGTCACCGTGACCATTGTCGCCTCGGGTCCTCTGATCAAGGCGATGATGGCCATGGCGCTGGGACTGATGATCTCGACCGTGGGCATAGATCCGATGGTGCCGGTGGGGCGTTTCGACTTCGGCAGCTACCATCTGGTGGAAGGCATCAGCCTGCTACCGGCAGTCATTGGTCTCTTTGCCGTTTGCGAATTGATCGCGCAGTCTTCGATCCCGGCGAATGTAGGGAAGGCTGTTGCCGTTGCCGCCATAGAGCGGCCAAGACGCCGGGATTTTCTACCGAGCCGCGCGAAGATCCGCGAGGTGGGCCTCTTCACCTTTCTGAAGAGCGCGATTATCGGCGTGTTGATCGGCATGTTGCCGGGCGGCGGAGCTTCAATGGCCTCGTTCATCGCCTATGCCGAAGCCAAGCGCGGATCACGCACGCCAGAGGTGTTCGGCGAGGGATCCTATGAGGGGCTGGCCGCATCGGAATCGGCCAACAACGCCATGTGTGGTGGTGCGGTCATTCCGCTTTTGACCATGGGCATTCCGGGCGATGCGGTGACGGCCATCATCTTTGGTGTTCTCCTGATCCATGGCTTGGTGCCGGGCCCGGCTCTGCTGGCAGGTAATTTCCACGTCATCGCGCCGATGTTTGCTGCGCTCTTCGTTGCCTCGATCTTCGTGTTTCTCTCGGTGCTGGCTTTCGGCCCGATCTATCTGCGCCTATCA harbors:
- a CDS encoding Bug family tripartite tricarboxylate transporter substrate binding protein; translation: MNIRRLTRMTAVAFAVTAGLGQLAYAQDYPTKDIMHIMPWSAGGGTDTVMRTFMNFAEEPLGVGINTQNITGAQSGVGTLRLMKSRPDGYTIGSLTWDSVITVPYYELVPGYDTEQLAYLGSVTVHPTAIVVRDDAPWATLEEFVAAAKEAPGTLKISNVGTGGVWHLPALDFAKQAEIDVQHVPYPKGSGPQREALLSGETDAASTSISAAYAAIEAGQARVLAVMADERDPHFPDVPTFKEAGYDVVWGGFRLIATQADVDAEQKATLEKAFASVFEDPEFQAKAEETGMGAVWMGSEQVANFIKNSQEKAFALMDQLVEEGVLDKK
- a CDS encoding tripartite tricarboxylate transporter permease — protein: MIAQLADGFIALAQPLTFLHLIGGFLLGLFFGAIPGLTATLAIALLLPFTFGMDVADALVMVAGIYMAGIYSGSITGITLNIPGAPSGAITTLDGHALMKRGEGTQALGMSALASAIGGLVGVIILIALAQPVSALALQFQTPDKFSLVLLAVVTVTIVASGPLIKAMMAMALGLMISTVGIDPMVPVGRFDFGSYHLVEGISLLPAVIGLFAVCELIAQSSIPANVGKAVAVAAIERPRRRDFLPSRAKIREVGLFTFLKSAIIGVLIGMLPGGGASMASFIAYAEAKRGSRTPEVFGEGSYEGLAASESANNAMCGGAVIPLLTMGIPGDAVTAIIFGVLLIHGLVPGPALLAGNFHVIAPMFAALFVASIFVFLSVLAFGPIYLRLSQINRGFLYAFIAMISMVGVYASSYSVFQMWMALAIGVLAFLLRRFGYPVVPALMGIILGPYLEEFLRRSLIVSEGNPTVFLRSPASVVLLVLTVLFVWLLRLRPLLKAKA
- a CDS encoding tripartite tricarboxylate transporter TctB family protein is translated as MMRLIRGQVIFALGLAVLNTIYASQLVQMDRPFATGEPGPAFLPVMLCGFVYLASLVIVIREFRAAPTGAKTEPRSEVLPRISLLGPAITIGATALFIVAFVYLGYLVAAACFTFIVAWFFTFEQTGRLARSVAVALATCAVVTLFGWLFFVKLFGLYLPVWEL